A stretch of the Gemmatimonas aurantiaca genome encodes the following:
- a CDS encoding FAD-dependent monooxygenase produces the protein MHHPHSHSSLYDVVIAGAGPVGLFLARELRLAGVSVLVLEQSATPHSPLKRLPFGLRGLWGPSIEAFYRRGLLEQIASSSRGDGQPRPASAASGAERRGPAGHFAGIQFDYANIDVSRWTYRLPGPADAQQGVEMEHLEHVLAAHALSLGVEIRRGHGVEDFEATDDDVVVHAGERHLRARWLVGCDGGRSTVRKQGGFGFVGTEPEFTGYSVQVDMADPSMLPLGRHYTSAGMYTQWQPGTIAIADFDGGAFHRTDALTREHVQEVLRRVSAVDVTVDALQVASTWTDRSKQATTYRRGRVLLAGDAAHIHSPLGGQGLNLGIGDAMNLGWKLAATIRGDAPEGLLDSYTAERHPIGARVLDWTRAQVALMRPDARALQAVVRDLIDTRDGATYFAERVWGVSLRYDLGGEHPLVGRSCPDFEFEDGTRLGVLLHKGIGVLLDFDDHPGLRTIGHRLGNTVEYAKRKAKDRLGLHAVLVRPDGVVAWASDDEPDVGEVVQALSRWLSPDVIAGVR, from the coding sequence ATGCACCACCCGCATTCCCATTCTTCGCTGTACGACGTCGTCATTGCCGGAGCCGGTCCTGTCGGCCTGTTCCTGGCGCGCGAACTGCGCCTCGCGGGCGTTTCCGTTCTGGTACTGGAGCAATCCGCCACGCCGCATTCGCCGCTCAAGCGACTCCCTTTCGGTTTGCGCGGACTCTGGGGACCGAGCATCGAGGCGTTCTACCGCCGCGGACTGCTGGAGCAGATTGCCTCGTCATCGCGCGGTGACGGTCAACCCAGACCCGCATCGGCGGCGTCGGGGGCAGAGCGTCGTGGGCCCGCCGGTCACTTCGCGGGCATCCAGTTCGACTACGCCAACATCGACGTGTCGCGGTGGACGTACCGTCTGCCCGGTCCCGCGGACGCGCAACAGGGCGTCGAGATGGAACACCTCGAGCACGTGCTGGCTGCACATGCGCTGTCCCTGGGTGTCGAAATCCGGCGTGGCCATGGCGTGGAAGATTTCGAGGCGACGGACGATGACGTCGTCGTCCATGCCGGCGAACGACATCTGCGTGCACGTTGGCTGGTGGGTTGCGACGGAGGTCGCAGCACGGTGCGCAAGCAGGGCGGCTTCGGGTTCGTGGGCACGGAACCCGAATTCACGGGATACTCCGTGCAGGTCGACATGGCCGACCCTTCGATGCTTCCGCTCGGCCGTCACTACACATCGGCCGGGATGTACACGCAGTGGCAACCGGGCACGATCGCCATCGCCGATTTTGATGGAGGTGCATTCCATCGCACGGATGCACTGACGCGCGAGCACGTGCAGGAGGTCTTGCGTCGTGTGTCGGCCGTGGACGTGACGGTCGACGCATTGCAGGTCGCCTCGACCTGGACCGACCGCTCGAAACAGGCCACGACCTATCGCAGAGGACGTGTGCTGCTGGCCGGCGATGCGGCGCACATTCATTCGCCGTTGGGTGGACAGGGCCTGAACCTCGGCATTGGAGACGCGATGAATCTCGGATGGAAGCTCGCCGCGACCATTCGCGGTGATGCACCCGAGGGCTTGCTCGACAGCTATACCGCCGAACGACATCCGATCGGCGCGCGCGTCCTCGACTGGACGCGGGCGCAGGTCGCATTGATGCGACCGGATGCGCGTGCGTTGCAGGCCGTCGTTCGCGACCTCATCGACACGCGCGACGGTGCGACATACTTCGCCGAACGGGTGTGGGGCGTTTCGTTGCGCTACGATCTTGGCGGTGAGCACCCGTTGGTGGGCCGCAGTTGTCCGGACTTCGAGTTCGAGGACGGCACGCGGCTTGGCGTGCTGCTTCACAAAGGCATTGGTGTGCTGCTCGACTTCGATGACCATCCAGGGCTTCGAACGATAGGCCACCGTCTGGGAAACACGGTCGAATACGCGAAGCGCAAAGCAAAGGACCGGCTGGGGCTACACGCGGTATTGGTCCGGCCCGATGGTGTCGTGGCGTGGGCCAGCGACGATGAGCCGGACGTCGGCGAAGTCGTTCAAGCCCTCTCGCGGTGGCTTTCCCCCGACGTGATTGCGGGAGTGCGTTGA